Proteins found in one Bacteroidetes bacterium GWF2_43_63 genomic segment:
- a CDS encoding HAD family hydrolase — MSRIKVIAFDGDDTLWINEPYYQETEQQLCELMHEYATPEQVSSALLETEIQNMSLYGYGAKGFSLSMIETAIKVSKKKVSAKTINAILEMGKELIDKPVVLLGDVKNILTELKTRYTVVIATKGDLLDQQRKLKKAGLEKHFHHIEIMSDKTETDYQLLFKKLDISPSDFMMVGNSLKSDILPVIGLGGTAIYIPYHVTWQHETETEPAEHPNLIKVTEIADIWGVLGN; from the coding sequence ATGAGCCGGATAAAAGTAATAGCCTTTGATGGAGATGACACATTGTGGATTAATGAGCCCTATTATCAGGAAACAGAACAGCAATTATGCGAGTTGATGCATGAGTATGCCACTCCGGAGCAGGTTTCGTCAGCACTACTGGAAACTGAAATCCAGAATATGAGCCTGTATGGATATGGTGCAAAAGGATTTTCATTGTCAATGATTGAGACTGCAATCAAAGTGAGTAAGAAAAAGGTATCTGCTAAAACAATAAATGCTATTTTGGAAATGGGCAAAGAACTCATTGATAAACCCGTTGTTCTTTTAGGCGATGTTAAAAATATTCTGACCGAATTGAAAACCCGCTACACTGTTGTTATAGCAACAAAAGGCGATTTGCTCGATCAACAACGCAAGCTTAAAAAGGCTGGTCTTGAAAAACATTTTCATCATATTGAAATAATGAGCGATAAGACAGAAACTGATTATCAGCTACTATTCAAAAAGCTGGATATAAGCCCGTCTGACTTTATGATGGTCGGCAACTCACTCAAATCCGACATTCTGCCAGTCATTGGCCTGGGCGGCACCGCCATTTATATACCCTACCATGTCACCTGGCAGCACGAGACCGAAACGGAACCAGCTGAACACCCAAACCTAATCAAGGTGACTGAAATTGCAGATATTTGGGGCGTATTGGGAAATTGA
- a CDS encoding Fur family transcriptional regulator, producing the protein MIKLSNRNIKPTAMRELVLKVLADQKAAISLADLENKFEKADRSTLYRTLKTFEEYKLIHSINDGSGSVKYALCQDTCECLPEDLHAHFLCSKCNQTFCLHDFAIPEIKLPSQFKLKDVNIILKGICANCKK; encoded by the coding sequence ATGATTAAGTTAAGTAACAGAAATATCAAACCCACTGCAATGCGTGAACTTGTATTAAAAGTGCTAGCAGATCAAAAAGCAGCAATAAGTCTTGCTGATCTTGAAAATAAATTTGAAAAGGCAGATCGAAGCACTTTATACAGAACGCTGAAAACCTTTGAGGAATACAAGCTGATTCACAGTATAAATGATGGCTCAGGTTCGGTCAAATATGCTTTGTGTCAGGATACTTGCGAATGCCTCCCAGAAGACCTCCATGCACATTTCTTATGTTCAAAATGTAATCAGACATTTTGTTTACATGATTTTGCTATTCCTGAAATAAAGCTACCATCCCAGTTTAAACTCAAAGATGTAAATATAATATTAAAAGGTATTTGTGCGAATTGTAAAAAATGA
- a CDS encoding acriflavine resistance protein B: MIDRIIRFSINNKLIIGLFVVALVAWGIFSLKKLPIDAVPDITNNQVQIISIAPTLAANEVEQFITAPIEVSVANIPNQVELRSISRLGLSVVTVVFKDNVDMYWARQQISERLKEAEELIPEGVTTPQMAPISTGLSEIYQYVLKVKPGYEKMYDPMQLRTIQDWIVRREMLGTPGVADVNSYGGFMQQYEVSVNPDQLKSMNITLDDIFEALEQNNQNTGSAYIDKKPQAYFIRGIGLVTSIEDIENIVVKTTDNNIPVLIKDVANVQMGSAPRYGAFIVDTIGEAVGGVVMMLKGKNASEVIDGVKERIELIEKSLPEGLEIYAFYDRTELVDRAVGTVSRNLIEGGLIVIFILVLMLGNLRAGLIVASVIPLSMLFAISLMNLFGVSGNLMSLGAIDFGLIVDGAVIIVESVVHRITQSKSHHLGVAKLSQQQMDTEVYGSSKRMMNSATFGQIIILIVYLPILTLVGIEGKMFRPMAETVSFAILGALILSLTYVPVASALFLSKKTVHKTNLSDRLMNFLHKIFDPLLNFSLKHKIAVVSVSAGLFIGSIFLFNSLGGEFIPTLEEGDLAAGVMTLQGGSLSNTIEMVEKANKILMEKFPEVEHVVCKIGTGEIPTDPTPMETGDYIIVMKDKDEWTSASSREEMMEKMQEELSVLKGVVFTLQQPIQMRFNELMTGSKQDVAVKIFGDNLDTLSAKGEELEILIRDIEGVEDVNVEKVTGSGQVQVNYNRKKIAQYGLNIEQINSLLKTAFAGSSAGVVYDEEKRFDLVVRFNKDFRDDIEFVRNLYIPLPNGNQITLEQVADVEMKTGTAQISRESTKRRITVQFNVRNRDVQSIIEEIRAVLDDKLSLPPGYYITYGGQFENLVNANKRLAVAVPVALILIFILLFFTFRSLKQTLLVYSAVPLSMIGGVFALFIRDMNFSISAGIGFIALFGVAVLNGIVLIAEFNRLEKEDGITDIYDRVRKGIKARFRPVLMTAAVASMGFLPMALSTSAGAEVQKPLATVVIGGLITATLLTLVVLPVLYILFSSKRKPKKVSPPKISIVLVLAAGLNILTLSESNAQNTKSFTLDQVVQASITNNGLIKSANLNVEYQKKLKAASWQYEKTGFEYSYGQTNSFIKDNGFSVSQNFPSIFQNVGRSKLADAYVKSAEYNVSYSETEVVSAVKSYYFQLLYNYSLLNLLNYQDRLYTDFLKAATLKNATGETPLLEKVTAETRLFEIKTLIKQVMADILINKQKLQVLMKEPNPVEIVDTALYEIDFSFVLDSSAIIANPGLAIMKQQIEISRRETQIEKLAFLPDLSVGYFNQTNKDLDNAYRFTGVQVGVSIPLLFFSQSAKVEAGKINQMISQNNYEYYLTTLKGEFNALIQEYLKLKTSLDYYESYANKQSELIIEQSKRSYMAGSIDYVEYVLNLDEALEIKSNYLLTLSLYNESIIAIEKLMGNAQ; this comes from the coding sequence ATGATTGACAGAATCATCAGGTTCTCAATAAACAACAAGTTAATTATAGGTTTATTTGTTGTAGCCCTGGTTGCATGGGGTATATTTTCACTAAAAAAGCTGCCAATTGACGCAGTCCCAGATATTACCAACAATCAGGTTCAGATAATTTCCATTGCTCCCACACTGGCAGCTAATGAAGTGGAACAGTTTATAACAGCCCCTATCGAAGTATCGGTAGCAAATATTCCCAATCAGGTGGAGCTTCGTTCAATTTCACGTTTGGGATTGTCGGTTGTTACTGTTGTGTTCAAAGACAATGTAGACATGTATTGGGCAAGGCAGCAGATTTCAGAACGCCTCAAAGAAGCCGAAGAACTTATTCCCGAAGGTGTTACAACCCCCCAGATGGCTCCCATTTCTACCGGGTTAAGTGAAATATATCAGTACGTTCTGAAGGTCAAGCCGGGTTATGAGAAGATGTACGATCCTATGCAATTGCGTACCATACAGGACTGGATCGTTCGACGTGAAATGCTGGGTACACCCGGTGTTGCTGATGTAAACAGTTATGGTGGTTTTATGCAGCAGTACGAAGTGTCTGTAAATCCTGACCAGCTTAAATCAATGAATATAACTCTTGATGACATTTTTGAAGCGCTTGAGCAAAACAATCAGAATACCGGCAGTGCTTACATTGATAAGAAGCCACAGGCGTATTTTATTCGTGGTATAGGTTTAGTAACTTCAATAGAGGATATCGAAAATATTGTCGTGAAAACAACAGACAATAATATTCCAGTTTTAATTAAAGATGTTGCAAATGTGCAAATGGGCAGCGCTCCGAGATATGGGGCATTCATTGTAGATACTATAGGCGAAGCAGTGGGTGGTGTTGTAATGATGCTCAAAGGAAAAAATGCTTCTGAAGTTATAGATGGTGTAAAAGAAAGAATAGAGCTTATTGAAAAATCTCTTCCCGAAGGCCTTGAAATTTATGCATTCTACGACCGCACAGAACTGGTCGACAGAGCTGTTGGCACAGTATCAAGAAACCTTATAGAAGGTGGTTTGATTGTAATTTTTATACTTGTGCTGATGCTCGGTAATTTGAGGGCAGGGCTTATTGTGGCTTCCGTTATCCCGCTTTCCATGCTGTTTGCCATTTCGCTGATGAATCTTTTTGGGGTATCGGGAAACCTCATGAGCCTAGGGGCAATTGATTTCGGATTAATTGTTGACGGAGCTGTTATTATTGTGGAAAGCGTGGTGCACCGAATAACGCAAAGCAAGTCCCATCATTTAGGTGTGGCAAAGCTGTCGCAACAGCAAATGGATACCGAAGTGTATGGCTCTTCAAAACGAATGATGAACTCAGCAACCTTTGGTCAGATTATTATTCTCATCGTTTATCTGCCTATTCTTACCCTTGTCGGTATAGAAGGAAAAATGTTTCGCCCGATGGCAGAAACGGTAAGTTTTGCAATACTTGGTGCGCTTATCCTTTCTCTTACTTATGTTCCGGTAGCATCAGCACTTTTCCTCAGTAAAAAGACGGTTCATAAAACAAATTTGTCTGACAGATTGATGAATTTTCTTCATAAAATTTTCGACCCCTTACTGAATTTTTCACTAAAACATAAAATTGCAGTTGTTTCTGTTTCTGCAGGATTATTTATTGGCAGTATTTTTCTTTTCAATTCTTTAGGAGGCGAGTTTATCCCAACACTGGAGGAAGGTGATCTTGCTGCGGGTGTTATGACTTTGCAGGGTGGTTCTCTTTCTAACACTATTGAAATGGTGGAAAAAGCAAATAAGATCCTGATGGAAAAATTCCCTGAAGTAGAGCACGTGGTATGTAAGATCGGAACAGGGGAAATACCGACTGACCCTACACCAATGGAAACGGGAGACTATATCATTGTAATGAAAGATAAAGATGAATGGACAAGTGCATCATCCCGTGAAGAAATGATGGAGAAGATGCAGGAAGAGCTTTCAGTTCTGAAAGGTGTTGTGTTTACACTTCAGCAACCAATACAAATGCGTTTCAACGAACTTATGACAGGTTCCAAACAGGATGTGGCAGTCAAAATATTTGGTGATAATCTTGATACTCTTTCTGCGAAAGGTGAAGAATTGGAAATATTAATTCGTGATATAGAAGGTGTTGAAGATGTTAATGTTGAGAAAGTAACAGGTTCCGGCCAGGTACAGGTCAATTATAACAGAAAAAAAATTGCACAGTATGGATTAAATATTGAGCAGATAAACAGTTTGCTGAAAACTGCATTTGCAGGCAGTTCAGCAGGTGTGGTATATGATGAAGAAAAACGTTTTGATCTTGTTGTACGGTTTAATAAAGATTTCAGAGATGATATAGAATTTGTCAGAAACCTGTATATACCATTACCTAATGGCAATCAGATAACTCTGGAACAGGTTGCCGATGTCGAAATGAAAACAGGTACTGCACAGATATCGCGTGAAAGCACAAAAAGAAGAATTACAGTTCAGTTCAATGTTCGTAACAGAGACGTTCAGTCAATTATTGAGGAAATCAGAGCAGTGCTTGATGATAAATTATCGCTTCCACCCGGATATTATATTACCTATGGGGGTCAGTTTGAAAACCTCGTTAACGCAAATAAACGTCTTGCAGTTGCTGTACCTGTCGCGTTGATTCTCATTTTCATTCTGCTTTTCTTCACTTTCAGATCATTAAAACAAACATTGCTGGTATACTCAGCTGTTCCACTTTCTATGATTGGTGGCGTTTTTGCTCTTTTCATTAGGGATATGAATTTTAGTATTTCTGCGGGTATCGGCTTCATTGCTTTGTTTGGTGTAGCCGTTCTGAACGGTATTGTCCTGATAGCCGAATTTAACCGACTTGAAAAAGAAGATGGAATAACAGATATTTACGACAGGGTGCGTAAAGGCATCAAAGCCCGGTTCAGGCCTGTTCTAATGACGGCTGCGGTTGCATCCATGGGATTTTTACCTATGGCATTATCAACATCAGCCGGAGCAGAAGTTCAGAAGCCTTTGGCAACAGTAGTAATAGGTGGTTTAATCACAGCCACATTGCTTACACTTGTCGTTCTCCCTGTGTTGTACATTCTCTTTTCCAGTAAGCGTAAACCAAAAAAAGTATCGCCTCCTAAAATTAGTATTGTTCTTGTGCTTGCAGCAGGCCTTAACATACTCACCTTGTCTGAATCCAATGCACAGAACACAAAATCTTTTACGCTTGATCAGGTAGTGCAGGCATCAATAACAAACAATGGCTTAATAAAATCGGCTAATCTGAATGTGGAATATCAGAAAAAACTGAAAGCAGCAAGCTGGCAGTATGAAAAAACAGGTTTTGAATATTCCTATGGTCAGACAAATTCTTTTATCAAGGATAATGGTTTTAGTGTGTCACAGAATTTTCCGTCAATATTTCAGAATGTAGGTCGTTCAAAACTAGCAGATGCTTATGTGAAATCGGCTGAATATAACGTGTCGTATTCTGAAACTGAAGTTGTAAGCGCGGTGAAGTCATATTATTTTCAGTTGCTGTATAATTACTCCTTGCTGAATTTGCTGAATTATCAGGATAGGCTTTATACAGATTTTCTTAAAGCGGCTACACTTAAAAACGCAACCGGTGAAACACCCTTGCTTGAAAAAGTAACTGCAGAAACCCGCCTGTTTGAAATAAAAACCCTTATCAAACAGGTCATGGCGGACATTCTAATAAATAAGCAGAAATTGCAGGTATTGATGAAAGAGCCAAACCCTGTTGAAATTGTAGATACTGCATTATATGAAATTGATTTCTCTTTTGTTCTCGACAGCTCTGCCATTATTGCTAATCCTGGCCTCGCAATTATGAAACAGCAAATAGAAATCAGCAGGCGTGAAACTCAGATAGAAAAACTCGCTTTTCTTCCTGATCTGTCGGTTGGCTATTTCAATCAAACTAATAAAGACCTCGATAATGCTTATCGTTTTACTGGAGTACAAGTAGGGGTTTCAATACCATTGCTGTTCTTTTCACAGTCGGCAAAAGTTGAAGCAGGTAAAATAAACCAGATGATTTCTCAAAACAATTATGAATACTATTTGACAACTCTAAAGGGCGAGTTTAACGCACTAATACAGGAATATCTGAAACTGAAAACAAGTCTGGATTATTACGAATCATACGCAAACAAGCAATCTGAGCTGATAATTGAACAGTCAAAGAGGAGTTATATGGCTGGTAGTATAGATTATGTGGAGTATGTGCTGAATCTTGATGAGGCACTGGAAATTAAATCCAACTACCTGCTAACACTCAGTTTGTATAATGAGTCAATTATTGCTATTGAAAAACTCATGGGTAATGCTCAATAA
- a CDS encoding cadmium-translocating P-type ATPase, with protein sequence MKKYKLKNLDCASCASKIEGGVAKLEDVKFVNVNFATSTLTIDADNMEKVKARIKEIEPEVEIEDNDKVKTIVSTNELVENKWAIIKATSGLLLLLAGMIFEGELHNTPFHIAEYAVFVVAYLIVGWNVIASAVKNIARGQVFNEQFLMTIATLGAFAIAEMPEAVAVMLFYIVGELFQDIAVGRSRKSIKALLEIKPDYANLKSGAEIQKVSPEEVKIGDTIIVKPGEKVPLDGRVLDGTSFVDTAALTGESVPRKVKETDEVLAGMINQSGLLIIEVKKTFGESSISRILELVENATSQKAETEKFITTFAKYYTPAIVFSALLLAVIPPLIITGATFGDWIYRALVVLVISCPCALVISIPLGYFGGVGRASRKGILVKGSNFLDALTQVKTVVFDKTGTLTKGDFKVSEIVTSNGYSKEEILKYAAYAESGSNHPVAKSITDAFHNKIDNTRIKQAEEISGHGIKAIIDDKAVLAGNDKLLHKENIDHPICNVEGTVVHIAFNKVYAGHIIISDNLKDDAKETIEKLKARNIQTVMLTGDNKYAAEFFAKKLGIDRYYSELLPEDKVKHIENLINENKVGKVAFVGDGINDAPVIARADVGIAMGALGSDAAIETADVVLMTDSPSKVIDAIDVAKKTRNIVWQNIIFAMGIKLIFIVLGIFGIATMWEAVFGDIGVALIAVFNAIRILRD encoded by the coding sequence ATGAAAAAGTACAAGCTTAAAAATCTCGATTGTGCATCCTGTGCTTCAAAGATAGAAGGCGGCGTTGCGAAGCTTGAAGATGTGAAATTTGTGAATGTAAATTTCGCAACCTCAACCCTCACCATTGATGCCGATAACATGGAAAAGGTGAAAGCCCGTATTAAGGAGATTGAGCCTGAAGTTGAAATTGAAGACAATGACAAGGTGAAAACCATAGTTTCTACAAATGAACTTGTGGAAAACAAATGGGCAATTATTAAAGCAACTTCAGGGCTACTTCTTTTACTTGCAGGGATGATATTCGAGGGCGAACTGCACAATACCCCTTTTCACATTGCGGAATATGCAGTATTTGTTGTAGCATACCTGATTGTAGGCTGGAACGTTATCGCATCAGCTGTTAAAAACATCGCTAGGGGGCAGGTTTTTAATGAGCAATTTTTAATGACCATTGCCACACTTGGAGCTTTTGCAATTGCTGAAATGCCCGAAGCCGTTGCAGTAATGTTATTTTACATAGTTGGCGAGCTGTTTCAGGATATTGCCGTGGGCCGTTCCCGTAAATCCATCAAAGCCCTTCTGGAAATCAAACCCGATTATGCCAACCTTAAATCAGGTGCGGAAATACAAAAAGTTTCACCGGAAGAAGTGAAAATCGGCGATACTATTATCGTTAAACCGGGAGAAAAAGTACCGCTTGACGGAAGAGTGCTTGATGGTACTTCCTTTGTTGATACCGCCGCCTTAACCGGCGAAAGTGTTCCCCGGAAAGTAAAAGAAACAGACGAAGTGCTGGCCGGGATGATTAACCAGTCTGGTCTGCTTATTATAGAAGTGAAGAAAACATTTGGTGAATCTTCCATTTCCAGAATACTTGAACTGGTGGAAAATGCCACATCTCAAAAAGCAGAGACTGAAAAATTCATTACAACGTTTGCAAAGTATTATACTCCGGCTATAGTATTTAGCGCTCTATTACTTGCTGTAATCCCTCCTTTGATTATAACTGGAGCAACTTTCGGCGATTGGATTTACCGTGCATTAGTGGTACTTGTAATTTCATGTCCCTGTGCGTTGGTAATAAGCATTCCCTTGGGTTATTTTGGTGGTGTAGGCAGGGCTTCACGAAAGGGAATCCTGGTGAAAGGTTCAAATTTTCTCGATGCCTTAACGCAGGTTAAAACGGTGGTGTTTGATAAAACAGGAACGCTCACGAAAGGCGACTTCAAAGTTTCGGAAATTGTCACTTCAAATGGCTATTCCAAAGAAGAAATACTGAAATATGCTGCTTATGCGGAATCCGGCTCTAACCATCCGGTGGCAAAATCCATCACCGATGCGTTTCACAATAAAATAGACAATACAAGGATTAAACAAGCCGAAGAAATTTCCGGGCATGGCATTAAGGCTATTATTGATGATAAAGCAGTACTTGCAGGTAACGATAAGCTATTACATAAAGAAAACATTGACCATCCTATTTGTAATGTGGAAGGAACTGTGGTGCATATTGCCTTTAACAAAGTTTATGCGGGGCATATTATCATTTCCGACAATTTAAAAGATGATGCAAAGGAAACGATTGAAAAATTAAAAGCACGAAATATTCAAACGGTAATGCTTACTGGCGATAACAAGTATGCAGCAGAGTTCTTTGCTAAGAAATTAGGGATAGACAGGTATTACTCAGAACTGTTACCCGAAGACAAGGTAAAACACATCGAAAATCTGATAAATGAAAACAAAGTCGGCAAAGTAGCCTTTGTTGGCGACGGTATAAACGATGCCCCGGTAATTGCACGTGCAGATGTGGGCATTGCAATGGGTGCGCTCGGTTCTGATGCTGCAATTGAAACCGCCGACGTGGTGTTGATGACCGATTCGCCTTCAAAAGTAATTGATGCAATTGATGTTGCTAAGAAAACAAGGAATATTGTCTGGCAGAATATCATTTTTGCGATGGGCATAAAGCTAATTTTCATAGTGCTTGGCATATTCGGTATTGCCACCATGTGGGAAGCGGTTTTTGGCGATATTGGTGTTGCTTTGATAGCTGTTTTTAATGCTATAAGGATATTAAGAGATTAA